The following proteins are encoded in a genomic region of Enterocloster clostridioformis:
- a CDS encoding cache domain-containing sensor histidine kinase — MADTINRIDIDINTWVLQVVRLAENTSENQAVMELLENKMITKQQRNYIDEWFDNFAQVFVAVSDIHMIDRDGQIRYSYVPYEGYVDKERLKACTQEAADRPDRETWLGIGRPLCREAGEDVVTMVRAVNAQGEGSTGGAEGILVIELNPDIFSGLLLNNHSMFPNQYTLIVDRNGDIISTNKKVGHTWLDEIEDRFGQGIRKFELRWEGKDYYVCGQYNGVTGWKTFSIVSLNDFFPQASELQRAVFTMVAVAVLLAAVVILLISYTFTRPIGKLMTAMKEIEKGDFKIQVVNKSRDEIGRLTESFNFMVSKIDHLVKEVYQEKIAQKNAELEALQAQINPHFLYNTLDSINWMLMDIGADDISDVVVSLGDILKYSIHGKDVLVPLNEEVQYIESYLCIQKNRLEDRLCTSMEIQKEARACMVPKLILQPMVENAILHGIEPMKDGGRVRITAGLEQQNLLITIEDNGPGMAPEELEQCRAAVYSESGATDSIGMRNVHRRLRLHFGEEYGLAIESRHQEGTIVTLRMPGTRLSAEQEQGTDGHSDCG, encoded by the coding sequence ATGGCGGATACCATCAACCGTATCGACATCGACATCAACACATGGGTGCTCCAGGTTGTCCGGCTGGCTGAGAATACCAGCGAGAACCAGGCTGTGATGGAATTGCTGGAAAATAAAATGATTACAAAACAGCAGAGAAATTACATAGATGAATGGTTCGACAATTTTGCCCAGGTGTTTGTGGCTGTATCCGATATTCATATGATTGATAGGGACGGACAGATTCGATACAGCTATGTTCCTTATGAGGGATATGTAGATAAAGAAAGGCTCAAAGCCTGCACACAGGAAGCAGCGGACCGGCCGGACAGGGAGACATGGCTGGGCATTGGACGGCCTCTCTGCCGGGAAGCAGGAGAAGATGTGGTCACCATGGTGCGGGCGGTGAATGCACAGGGGGAAGGGAGTACCGGGGGTGCGGAGGGCATTCTGGTGATTGAATTGAATCCCGATATTTTCAGCGGCCTTCTTCTTAATAACCACAGCATGTTCCCCAATCAGTATACCCTGATCGTTGACCGTAACGGGGATATCATATCTACCAATAAGAAAGTAGGGCATACCTGGCTGGATGAGATAGAAGACAGGTTTGGACAGGGAATCAGGAAATTCGAGCTGCGCTGGGAGGGAAAGGATTACTATGTATGCGGCCAGTACAATGGCGTGACCGGCTGGAAGACATTTTCCATTGTATCATTGAATGATTTCTTTCCACAGGCCAGTGAATTACAGAGAGCGGTCTTTACCATGGTTGCGGTGGCTGTGCTGCTGGCGGCGGTTGTCATTTTGCTGATTTCCTATACCTTTACACGGCCTATCGGAAAGCTGATGACTGCCATGAAGGAGATAGAAAAGGGAGATTTTAAAATTCAGGTTGTCAATAAAAGCCGTGATGAGATTGGGCGTCTTACGGAGTCTTTTAATTTCATGGTCAGCAAGATTGACCACCTGGTAAAAGAGGTTTATCAGGAAAAGATTGCTCAGAAAAATGCGGAGCTGGAAGCGCTTCAGGCCCAAATCAATCCTCATTTCCTTTACAATACGCTGGATTCCATAAACTGGATGCTCATGGATATTGGCGCAGATGACATCAGCGATGTAGTTGTCTCCCTGGGGGATATTCTTAAGTACTCCATTCACGGCAAGGATGTGCTGGTTCCCCTTAATGAGGAAGTACAATACATTGAAAGTTATTTGTGTATACAGAAAAACAGGCTGGAAGACCGCCTTTGCACTTCAATGGAGATACAGAAGGAGGCGAGAGCTTGTATGGTGCCGAAGCTGATTCTCCAGCCAATGGTGGAGAATGCCATTCTCCATGGAATAGAGCCTATGAAGGATGGGGGACGGGTCAGGATTACTGCCGGACTGGAACAGCAGAATTTGCTGATTACCATAGAGGATAATGGACCGGGTATGGCCCCGGAGGAACTGGAACAGTGCCGCGCGGCTGTTTACAGCGAGTCCGGGGCCACGGACAGCATAGGCATGCGCAATGTGCACCGAAGGCTGCGTCTGCATTTTGGGGAAGAATACGGACTGGCCATTGAGAGCAGGCATCAGGAAGGAACCATTGTGACTTTGCGGATGCCCGGAACAAGATTGTCAGCAGAACAGGAGCAGGGGACAGATGGACATAGTGATTGTGGATGA
- a CDS encoding response regulator transcription factor, protein MDIVIVDDEPKIRNGLSKLLDGRGNWHVTGTYADAMDALKNMAFCSPDVIITDIKMPEINGLDMIDRMRETDQEAYIIILSGYSDFGFAQRAIELGVTRYLTKPTKRRELLGVLEEIEGKLSEKQKGGEEKKEVSNLMVQKAMDYIALNYSEKISLKNIAEELYLSPNYLSELFKRHTDKNISEYITQFRLDKARRYLQQPEYKIADVSDLVGFGDPRYFSSMFKRQYGMTPNEYRNRSVK, encoded by the coding sequence ATGGACATAGTGATTGTGGATGACGAACCAAAAATCAGGAACGGATTGAGTAAACTGCTGGACGGCAGAGGAAACTGGCATGTGACCGGCACATATGCCGATGCCATGGATGCACTCAAAAACATGGCCTTTTGCAGCCCGGACGTAATTATCACAGATATCAAGATGCCGGAAATCAACGGCCTGGACATGATTGACCGCATGAGGGAAACGGACCAGGAGGCGTATATCATCATACTCAGCGGCTACAGTGATTTCGGCTTTGCCCAGAGAGCCATTGAACTGGGGGTTACCCGGTATCTGACAAAGCCCACCAAGAGGCGGGAACTGCTGGGGGTTCTGGAGGAAATCGAGGGAAAGTTGTCAGAGAAACAAAAGGGTGGTGAGGAAAAAAAAGAAGTTTCAAACCTGATGGTGCAAAAGGCCATGGATTACATTGCCCTTAACTATTCAGAGAAAATCAGCTTGAAAAATATTGCGGAAGAGCTCTATCTTTCTCCTAATTACCTGTCCGAATTGTTTAAACGCCATACAGATAAGAATATTTCAGAATACATTACGCAGTTTCGCCTGGACAAGGCCAGGCGTTATCTGCAGCAGCCTGAATATAAGATTGCGGATGTGTCGGATTTAGTGGGTTTTGGCGACCCAAGGTATTTCAGCAGCATGTTTAAACGTCAATATGGCATGACTCCCAATGAGTACCGCAACAGGAGCGTAAAATAA
- the sdaAA gene encoding L-serine ammonia-lyase, iron-sulfur-dependent, subunit alpha: MDFKNAEELLELCQKLNCPISDVMKQRECTLAETSREELYAKMGHALAIMRESATTPIREPKSSIGGLIGGEARLADRHRASGASICGSVLSRAISYSMAVLETNTSMGLIVAAPTAGSSGIVPGLLLALQEEYAISDARVIDALFNSSAIGYLAMRNATVAGAVGGCQAEAGVASAMAASAAVELMGGTADQCLNAASSVLMNLLGLVCDPIGGLVECPCQGRNAAGAAVALTAAELALSGVRQLIPFDEMLMAMYRVGRQLPPDLRETALGGCAATPSGKALGCGACPCHSSPGRRLGNNRP, translated from the coding sequence ATGGACTTTAAAAATGCAGAAGAGCTTCTGGAGCTCTGCCAAAAGCTAAATTGTCCTATCTCAGATGTCATGAAACAGAGGGAATGCACGTTGGCTGAGACCAGCCGGGAAGAATTATATGCAAAGATGGGCCATGCCCTTGCCATTATGCGCGAGTCAGCCACCACCCCCATCCGCGAGCCGAAAAGCTCCATAGGCGGGCTCATTGGTGGTGAGGCCAGGCTGGCAGACCGGCACCGGGCCAGCGGAGCATCCATCTGCGGCAGTGTGCTCTCCAGAGCAATCTCCTATTCCATGGCGGTCCTGGAGACGAATACGTCCATGGGCCTCATTGTGGCCGCCCCCACAGCCGGCTCCTCCGGCATTGTTCCGGGTCTTCTTCTGGCCCTTCAGGAAGAATACGCGATTTCCGATGCCCGTGTGATTGACGCCCTCTTCAACTCCAGCGCCATCGGTTACCTGGCCATGAGAAACGCCACCGTGGCAGGCGCGGTGGGCGGATGCCAGGCAGAGGCGGGGGTTGCCTCGGCCATGGCTGCCTCTGCTGCAGTGGAGCTCATGGGCGGAACTGCGGACCAGTGTCTCAATGCCGCCTCATCGGTTCTCATGAACCTGCTGGGCCTGGTGTGCGATCCAATCGGAGGTCTGGTGGAATGCCCGTGTCAGGGCCGGAATGCCGCAGGCGCCGCAGTTGCTCTGACCGCCGCAGAGCTGGCCCTGAGCGGGGTACGCCAGCTGATTCCCTTTGATGAAATGCTTATGGCCATGTACCGTGTGGGAAGGCAGCTGCCCCCTGACCTACGTGAAACAGCGCTGGGCGGATGCGCCGCCACACCCTCCGGAAAGGCACTGGGCTGCGGGGCCTGTCCCTGTCACTCCTCTCCCGGCCGCAGACTTGGAAATAACCGGCCATAA
- a CDS encoding PLP-dependent aminotransferase family protein: MSINSFDNYPMSWKPDLSRASGPKYLALVSLMEDDIKNGTLKAGTKLPPQRELADYLNVNLSTISRAFKLCSQKGLLSASVGNGTYVCADVTAETVLLCGRENPRMIEMGALVPQVSGNRLAKSYTERLLKRPDALNLFSYDDPEGTGLQREAGVAWFQKSGFHTDKEHVLLAAGGQNALTASLGALLERGNKLGTDPLTYPGVKNAAKLLGIHLIPIQNNGYEMTEEGIRYAIQNERIKGIYVIPDYHNPTSHIMPLETRKMIAGLAREKNILVIEDGINNLLAENPLPPIASFAPEQVIYLSSLSKTIAAGLRTAYVHVPDQYHRGLATALYSMNISISPLLAAVSAGLITDGIADEIIWGRKEELRRRNHVISQSLKGFVLDCPPTSPMRYLRLPDYFTGKSFEICARQAGVQVYGAERFSVGNKPAEKAVRISVITPPSMKDLEEGLRRLGGILQYSI, encoded by the coding sequence ATGTCCATCAATTCATTTGACAATTATCCCATGAGCTGGAAACCGGATTTAAGCAGAGCATCAGGCCCCAAATATCTGGCGCTGGTAAGCCTGATGGAAGATGATATTAAGAACGGTACACTGAAAGCAGGAACAAAGCTGCCGCCCCAGCGGGAATTGGCGGATTACCTGAATGTAAACCTGAGCACCATATCCAGGGCCTTCAAATTGTGCAGCCAGAAGGGCCTTCTGTCTGCCTCCGTGGGAAACGGAACCTATGTCTGTGCGGATGTCACCGCGGAAACCGTCCTGCTGTGCGGACGCGAAAATCCGCGGATGATTGAAATGGGCGCATTGGTTCCCCAGGTGTCCGGGAACCGGCTGGCGAAATCATATACGGAGCGGCTTCTGAAACGGCCTGACGCGCTGAACCTCTTTTCCTACGATGACCCGGAGGGAACAGGACTCCAGCGTGAAGCCGGCGTGGCCTGGTTTCAAAAATCAGGCTTCCATACAGACAAGGAGCATGTCCTGCTGGCGGCAGGCGGCCAGAATGCCCTGACGGCGTCACTGGGCGCATTGCTGGAACGTGGAAATAAGCTGGGAACAGACCCTCTGACTTATCCGGGAGTAAAAAACGCGGCCAAGCTGCTGGGAATTCATCTGATACCCATTCAGAATAACGGCTATGAAATGACAGAGGAAGGAATCCGATATGCCATACAGAATGAGAGGATAAAAGGAATCTATGTAATACCGGATTACCACAATCCCACCTCACATATCATGCCGTTAGAAACCAGGAAAATGATCGCAGGACTGGCCAGAGAAAAAAATATCCTTGTGATTGAGGATGGAATCAACAACCTGCTGGCGGAGAATCCCCTTCCTCCCATTGCTTCCTTTGCCCCGGAACAGGTCATTTACCTGTCAAGCCTGTCCAAAACCATTGCCGCGGGTCTCAGAACCGCCTATGTCCATGTGCCGGACCAGTATCACCGCGGCCTGGCCACTGCCCTTTATTCCATGAATATTTCCATCTCCCCGCTGCTTGCAGCCGTATCCGCAGGACTGATTACAGATGGAATTGCCGATGAAATCATATGGGGACGAAAGGAGGAACTGCGCAGGCGGAATCATGTAATCAGCCAGTCCTTAAAGGGCTTTGTACTGGACTGTCCGCCCACCAGCCCCATGAGATACCTGCGCCTGCCGGATTATTTCACCGGCAAAAGCTTTGAAATCTGCGCAAGGCAGGCAGGCGTGCAGGTCTATGGGGCGGAACGTTTTTCAGTGGGCAACAAACCGGCAGAAAAGGCTGTCCGCATTTCCGTCATAACCCCGCCGTCTATGAAGGATTTGGAGGAGGGACTCAGACGGTTGGGGGGGATACTGCAATATTCAATCTGA
- the sdaAB gene encoding L-serine ammonia-lyase, iron-sulfur-dependent subunit beta, with amino-acid sequence MAFISIFDVLGPEMIGPSSSHTAGACSIALLAGKMADSPITHVEFTLYQSFAKTRKGHGTDLALLGGIMGFSTDDKRIPLAFSIAEERGLSYRFITDETDTDTHPNTVDIRMTCLNGRTFSVRGESLGGGKVRISRIDHIDVDFSGEYSTLIIIHHDRLGVLAHITRCLSEGYVNIAFMKLFRETKGDTAYSIIEFDGCLPDHMITRIYENPDVQDVMFIPVKGGNENGL; translated from the coding sequence ATGGCATTTATCAGTATATTTGATGTATTAGGCCCCGAAATGATAGGGCCCTCCAGCTCCCATACGGCCGGCGCATGCTCCATTGCCCTGCTGGCCGGAAAAATGGCGGACAGCCCCATTACGCATGTGGAATTTACCCTCTATCAGTCCTTTGCAAAAACCCGCAAGGGCCATGGAACGGACCTGGCGCTTCTGGGAGGAATCATGGGCTTTTCCACTGACGACAAAAGAATTCCCCTTGCGTTTTCCATAGCGGAAGAACGTGGGCTTTCCTACCGTTTTATAACCGATGAAACAGATACGGACACCCACCCCAACACAGTGGATATCCGTATGACCTGTTTAAACGGACGCACCTTCTCGGTACGGGGAGAATCCCTGGGAGGCGGGAAGGTGCGGATCAGCCGCATTGACCATATAGATGTGGATTTTTCCGGTGAGTACAGCACACTCATCATCATCCACCACGACCGCCTGGGCGTCCTGGCCCATATCACCCGCTGCCTCAGCGAAGGGTATGTAAACATTGCCTTCATGAAGCTGTTCCGGGAAACAAAGGGAGACACGGCGTACAGCATCATTGAATTTGACGGGTGCCTGCCGGACCATATGATTACGCGTATTTACGAAAATCCGGATGTACAGGATGTGATGTTCATACCAGTGAAGGGAGGAAATGAAAATGGACTTTAA
- a CDS encoding NCS1 family nucleobase:cation symporter-1: protein MSGFQRQNGDIVELTAAGLEAVRSHKNNYADSTRPLAMDERGWSAWDMGNLWIGMLVSIAVYQVASGLIVSGMSWGEALFTIVLGHFLVMVFAVVLGHFGTKYGLTYPMLCKLVFGSKGTVVPSLVRGILGCFWFGVQAWIGGQAVNAILAVFLPFWNGLGFKGLFISFLIFWLMNVYIAGSGSGAVQKLEKFAAPVLILLSFIVIIWGMYTADWSISGLLSEPSIQGNPDADFWKLFFPALSSMIAFDGGIALSMADFTRNCKTQKAQMVGQLAGAPVMTAFIAFVGICGTAGASLAFQEAIWEPAVLVSKFDNPAIVIIFSLFIIMAVLTTNVAANLVPPTNVLATLFAKKISYKKAALIAAVLALFAQPWNALASAYDLIYNVCGLLGALLGPISGLYLVSYLFEHKTHVDMVDLYREDGGRYYYKGGWNTAIIAIFLAATAVIIAGKYITPLNFLFDNAYAIGSVGAGLLYYIYLKIQNKRNGVNENYEDNHQTRHDCVTE, encoded by the coding sequence ATGAGCGGGTTTCAAAGACAGAACGGGGATATTGTTGAGCTTACTGCTGCCGGTTTGGAGGCAGTCAGAAGCCATAAGAATAACTATGCGGACTCCACCAGACCGCTGGCTATGGATGAGCGCGGATGGTCTGCCTGGGATATGGGAAACCTTTGGATTGGCATGCTGGTCTCTATCGCGGTTTACCAGGTGGCCAGCGGCCTGATTGTATCCGGCATGTCCTGGGGGGAGGCGCTGTTTACGATTGTGCTGGGACATTTCCTGGTGATGGTATTTGCGGTGGTTCTGGGACATTTCGGTACGAAATACGGTTTGACTTATCCCATGCTTTGCAAGTTGGTGTTTGGTTCCAAGGGCACAGTGGTGCCCTCTCTGGTCAGGGGAATCCTGGGCTGCTTCTGGTTTGGCGTACAGGCATGGATTGGCGGTCAGGCAGTGAACGCCATTCTGGCAGTGTTCCTTCCCTTCTGGAATGGACTGGGATTTAAGGGATTGTTTATTTCTTTCCTGATTTTCTGGCTGATGAATGTGTATATTGCGGGCTCCGGATCAGGCGCCGTGCAGAAGCTTGAGAAGTTTGCCGCGCCTGTGTTGATTTTACTCAGCTTTATTGTAATCATATGGGGGATGTACACGGCAGACTGGAGCATCTCAGGACTGCTCTCAGAACCGTCCATCCAGGGAAATCCCGATGCTGATTTCTGGAAATTGTTTTTTCCTGCCCTTTCATCCATGATTGCCTTTGACGGCGGTATCGCATTATCCATGGCGGATTTTACAAGAAACTGCAAGACACAGAAGGCGCAGATGGTGGGCCAGCTGGCAGGAGCGCCTGTCATGACGGCATTCATCGCATTTGTAGGTATTTGCGGCACAGCGGGCGCGTCTCTGGCCTTTCAAGAGGCCATATGGGAACCGGCGGTCCTTGTGAGCAAATTTGATAACCCGGCTATTGTTATTATCTTTTCTCTGTTCATCATCATGGCCGTGCTGACCACCAATGTGGCTGCAAATCTGGTTCCGCCCACCAACGTTTTGGCAACCCTGTTTGCAAAGAAAATAAGCTATAAAAAGGCAGCTCTTATTGCGGCTGTGCTGGCACTGTTTGCCCAGCCATGGAACGCTCTGGCCAGCGCCTATGACCTGATTTATAATGTATGCGGCCTTTTGGGAGCACTGCTGGGACCTATTTCGGGGCTTTATCTGGTTTCCTATCTGTTTGAGCACAAAACCCACGTGGATATGGTGGACCTGTACCGCGAAGATGGGGGAAGGTATTATTATAAGGGGGGATGGAATACGGCAATCATTGCCATTTTCCTGGCTGCCACGGCCGTTATCATCGCTGGAAAATACATCACTCCATTGAATTTTCTGTTTGACAATGCATATGCCATAGGCAGCGTGGGAGCAGGGCTGTTATATTATATCTATCTTAAAATTCAAAATAAGAGAAATGGAGTGAATGAAAATTATGAAGACAATCATCAGACAAGGCACGATTGTGTCACCGAGTGA
- the hydA gene encoding dihydropyrimidinase produces MMKTIIRQGTIVSPSEIYEADILIDGEKIACIGRNLESEGAKVIEARGKYVIPGGVDVHTHMDLLAGNSRAVDDFYDGTVAAACGGTTAIVDHMGFGPDGCNLHYQLNEYHHLADGKAVIDYGFHGTAQHVNQDILDELEGMMEDGVSSVKVYLTYDRRLNDGEALQVLKRMKKLGGVTAFHCENHEVVEYYRNMYREQGCTSPYYHAKSRPNLAEAEAVARILSLARLAGDAPVYIVHLSCEESLEAVLDARKKGQKNIFVETCTQYLTLTEERYMDKDGLKYVMSPPLRTREDCERLWEGLAAGDIQVVATDHCPFNYGIEKQLGRDDFTKCPNGAPGVEERMSVIFSEGVMKKRISLNRYVEALCTNPARIYGFYPEKGILQPGSDGDLVIIDPKKEYVLTHDRMHSAVDYTAYEGMKLKGQIELVMQRGSVVAEGNVFKGKRGAGRFIHRRPHDNA; encoded by the coding sequence ATTATGAAGACAATCATCAGACAAGGCACGATTGTGTCACCGAGTGAAATTTATGAGGCGGATATACTGATTGACGGAGAAAAGATTGCATGTATAGGCAGGAATCTGGAATCAGAAGGAGCAAAGGTCATTGAGGCCAGGGGAAAATACGTGATTCCGGGAGGTGTGGATGTACATACCCATATGGACCTTTTGGCAGGCAATTCACGGGCAGTAGATGACTTTTATGACGGTACGGTGGCGGCGGCCTGCGGAGGTACCACTGCCATTGTGGACCACATGGGATTTGGACCGGATGGCTGCAATCTTCATTACCAGCTGAATGAATACCATCATCTGGCTGACGGTAAGGCTGTGATTGACTATGGATTTCACGGGACTGCCCAGCATGTGAACCAGGATATTCTGGACGAGCTGGAGGGAATGATGGAAGATGGAGTGTCCAGCGTGAAGGTATACCTGACCTATGACAGGCGCCTGAATGACGGGGAGGCCCTTCAGGTCCTGAAACGCATGAAGAAACTGGGAGGTGTGACTGCATTTCACTGCGAGAACCATGAGGTGGTGGAATACTATCGGAACATGTACAGGGAACAGGGCTGCACCAGTCCGTACTATCATGCCAAGAGCCGTCCCAATCTGGCGGAGGCGGAGGCTGTGGCCAGGATTCTCAGTCTGGCGCGTCTGGCAGGCGATGCACCTGTTTATATCGTACATCTGTCCTGCGAGGAAAGCCTGGAGGCGGTACTGGATGCCAGGAAGAAGGGGCAGAAGAATATATTTGTGGAGACCTGTACACAGTACCTGACACTGACAGAAGAACGGTATATGGATAAGGACGGCTTGAAATATGTCATGTCTCCGCCCCTGCGCACCAGGGAAGACTGTGAACGGCTTTGGGAAGGGCTGGCGGCTGGTGATATACAGGTAGTGGCAACAGACCACTGTCCATTTAATTACGGCATAGAGAAACAGCTGGGCAGGGATGACTTCACCAAGTGTCCCAACGGGGCGCCCGGTGTGGAGGAGAGGATGTCTGTCATCTTCTCAGAAGGCGTGATGAAAAAACGAATCAGCTTAAACCGTTACGTTGAGGCTCTGTGTACAAATCCTGCCAGGATATATGGGTTTTATCCGGAGAAAGGAATTTTGCAGCCAGGATCAGACGGAGATTTGGTAATCATTGACCCCAAGAAGGAGTATGTGCTCACCCATGACCGTATGCACAGCGCGGTGGATTATACCGCATACGAGGGTATGAAGCTAAAGGGACAGATAGAGCTTGTGATGCAGAGAGGCAGCGTTGTGGCGGAAGGAAATGTATTTAAGGGAAAAAGAGGCGCAGGACGGTTTATTCACAGACGGCCACATGATAATGCGTAA
- a CDS encoding PLP-dependent aminotransferase family protein gives MEHLLSERIKSTPPSFIRSILKTAADPEIISFAGGLPNPISFPQEELLVSMERIVRDYGSSLFQYSITAGLPELRQYIADRYNRKFGLALGIENILITTGSQQALDLISKVLLNTGDGVIVEKPSYLGAIQAFSQYQPVFYPVELTEEGMDIGRLKDALDHDVKFIYAIPDFQNPTGLSYSAENRECIRKVLTGREIVLVEDDPYGELRFDEGGRIPYIGAGRLPGSILLGTFSKTVTPGMRTGFMICADTELLKHISVAKEASDLHTNIFSQYLIWDYLMHNDYDAHIAQIRRLYKEQAQAMTEAMDRYFPKTVKYTRPRGGMFLWVTLPEGVSALSLFPKALEKKVAFVPGDPFYINMANTNTMRLNYTNADCRMIDEGIRRLGELLREI, from the coding sequence ATGGAACATTTATTATCTGAGCGGATTAAATCCACACCACCGTCATTTATCAGAAGTATTTTAAAGACCGCGGCTGACCCGGAAATCATCTCGTTTGCAGGAGGACTGCCAAACCCGATATCGTTTCCCCAGGAGGAGCTTCTGGTATCCATGGAGCGCATCGTAAGGGATTACGGGAGCAGTCTGTTTCAATATTCCATCACGGCCGGGCTCCCGGAGCTCCGTCAGTATATAGCGGACCGCTACAACCGCAAATTCGGCCTTGCCCTTGGCATTGAGAATATCCTGATTACCACAGGGTCCCAGCAGGCCCTGGACCTTATATCGAAGGTTCTGTTAAATACAGGGGACGGCGTGATTGTGGAGAAGCCCAGCTATCTTGGGGCCATACAGGCATTTTCCCAATATCAGCCGGTTTTTTATCCGGTTGAGCTGACAGAGGAAGGGATGGATATTGGCCGGTTAAAGGATGCGCTGGATCATGACGTCAAATTCATATACGCCATACCGGATTTCCAGAATCCCACAGGACTCAGCTACTCAGCTGAAAACAGGGAGTGTATCCGGAAAGTCCTGACGGGGCGTGAAATCGTTTTAGTGGAGGACGACCCTTATGGGGAACTGCGTTTCGACGAGGGCGGACGTATTCCTTATATCGGGGCAGGCCGGCTGCCGGGCAGTATTCTGCTGGGGACATTTTCAAAGACTGTGACTCCGGGCATGCGCACCGGTTTCATGATTTGCGCCGATACAGAACTGCTGAAACATATTTCAGTGGCAAAAGAAGCCAGCGATTTACATACAAATATTTTCTCCCAGTATCTGATATGGGACTATCTGATGCACAATGACTATGATGCCCATATCGCCCAAATCAGGCGGCTGTATAAAGAGCAGGCGCAGGCCATGACAGAGGCAATGGACCGGTATTTTCCGAAGACAGTCAAGTATACCCGGCCCCGCGGCGGCATGTTTCTATGGGTGACACTGCCGGAAGGCGTCAGCGCGTTATCGCTGTTTCCAAAAGCCCTGGAGAAAAAGGTTGCATTTGTTCCCGGTGACCCGTTTTACATCAATATGGCCAATACCAATACCATGCGTCTGAACTACACGAACGCGGACTGCAGGATGATTGACGAGGGAATACGCAGGTTGGGGGAGTTGTTGAGGGAAATATAA
- a CDS encoding LysR family transcriptional regulator substrate-binding protein, whose amino-acid sequence MWLPPILKRFRQLYPNVRIDIKEGGNREMTRWLNEMSVDCCFFCFPLHTGRNIPRGKL is encoded by the coding sequence ATGTGGCTGCCGCCCATACTGAAGCGGTTCCGGCAGTTGTATCCCAATGTCAGGATTGACATTAAGGAGGGCGGAAACCGCGAGATGACACGATGGCTGAACGAGATGTCCGTGGACTGCTGTTTTTTTTGTTTTCCCTTACATACCGGTAGAAATATACCAAGGGGTAAGCTATAA
- a CDS encoding BMP family protein yields MKISEIKISRFLLALAGASILTAGGCRQAVADSPAAEHRTEKMVAILPGMIEDQSWNKINYEGILKCRETLGVDLEFVQNVTESDFEAVLTEYGSQGYGLVMAAGSQFDDAVSVVAPRFPDTTFCVVNGSFCQGRNVAPIFPKEYEASYLASIIAGNITRSGILGIIAGYPNAPMEHLLDVYEKNAMDIISQRGIENPQTLRSYANSWSNVDLGKKIVEQMIDSGADTLFIYANEVGLGCIQAAKERQVRVIGFSDNQNDLEPGTVAASVYFDFGTLYRWTVEQYMDGKMQGNKVHEIGIREGIFVPVFPEGTPEGLRDAVDQGTSDFLKGKVDLTQWFSD; encoded by the coding sequence ATGAAAATTTCAGAAATAAAGATTTCGCGCTTTCTTCTGGCACTGGCAGGCGCGTCAATACTGACAGCCGGCGGATGCCGTCAGGCGGTTGCTGATTCGCCTGCCGCCGAACACAGAACAGAGAAAATGGTTGCAATCCTTCCGGGAATGATTGAGGATCAGAGCTGGAATAAGATAAACTATGAAGGCATTCTGAAATGCCGGGAGACCCTGGGAGTTGATTTGGAATTTGTCCAGAATGTGACGGAAAGCGATTTTGAGGCAGTCCTGACAGAGTATGGCAGCCAGGGATACGGTCTGGTGATGGCGGCCGGCTCTCAGTTTGACGACGCGGTCTCTGTGGTGGCGCCCAGGTTTCCCGATACTACCTTTTGCGTGGTCAACGGTTCCTTTTGCCAGGGAAGAAATGTGGCGCCCATCTTTCCGAAGGAATATGAGGCCAGTTATCTGGCCTCCATCATTGCGGGCAACATAACCCGAAGCGGGATACTCGGCATTATAGCGGGTTATCCCAATGCCCCCATGGAGCATCTTCTGGATGTGTATGAGAAAAATGCAATGGATATTATTTCACAGAGGGGAATTGAAAATCCCCAGACATTAAGGAGTTATGCCAACAGCTGGTCAAATGTGGACCTGGGGAAGAAGATAGTGGAGCAGATGATTGACAGCGGGGCGGATACCTTGTTTATCTATGCCAATGAAGTGGGGCTTGGATGCATTCAGGCTGCCAAGGAAAGGCAGGTCAGGGTTATCGGATTTTCTGATAACCAGAACGACCTGGAGCCAGGGACCGTGGCAGCCTCTGTCTACTTTGACTTCGGTACGCTTTACAGATGGACCGTGGAGCAGTATATGGACGGGAAAATGCAGGGCAACAAGGTACATGAAATAGGCATCCGTGAAGGGATTTTTGTTCCGGTGTTTCCGGAGGGAACTCCGGAAGGTCTGAGGGATGCGGTAGACCAGGGAACCTCAGATTTCCTTAAGGGCAAGGTGGATTTGACCCAATGGTTTTCAGATTGA